From Carettochelys insculpta isolate YL-2023 chromosome 8, ASM3395843v1, whole genome shotgun sequence, a single genomic window includes:
- the LOC142016707 gene encoding interferon lambda-3-like yields MLQGKKMNMGCKLLLVLTLWAMSTEAFPRDEQKRECHLSSYVTLLPWKQIIFNNVRDKFETITLPSTQICTTSIFHRDWQVKELSVLDRMILVEAQLNFTIDMLKEFGDPSLSKELSSPLEILGYIRNDIKRCIQDQHQHQPQPHQSDKKLTTWLNKVQKAKRTETPACLETAVIFNLLRMLNTDLSCAAYKERCR; encoded by the exons ATGCTCCAAG GAAAAAAGATGAACATGGGCTGCAAACTGCTCCTTGTCCTGACgctatgggccatgtctacagaGGCCTTTCCCAGAGATGAACAGAAGAGAGAGTGCCACCTCTCAAGCTATGTGACCTTGCTACCCTGGAAACAGATCATCTTCAACAATGTCAGGGACAAATTT GAGACCATCACGTTGCCGTCCACccaaatatgcaccaccagtattTTCCACCGTGACTGGCAAGTCAAAGAGCTGTCG GTGCTCGACAGAATGATCTTGGTAGAGGCACAGCTGAATTTCACCATCGACATGCTGAAGGAGTTTGGGGATCCCAGTCTGTCCAAGGAGCTCTCGAGCCCATTAGAAATTCTGGGCTACATCAGAAATGACATAAAGCGCTGC ATCCAggatcagcatcagcatcagcctCAGCCCCATCAGAGCGACAAGAAGCTGACCACCTGGCTCAACAAAGTCCAGAAAGCCAAGAGGACG GAAACTCCTGCATGCCTGGAGACAGCTGTGATCTTCAATCTCCTCCGAATGCTGAACACTGACTTGAGCTGCGCAGCCTACAAGGAGCGCTGCAGATAA